A region of Streptomyces halobius DNA encodes the following proteins:
- a CDS encoding MmyB family transcriptional regulator, whose product MLGQFRANAARHPGDPRYAEIIGQIVGDPDAARWYERRETAAYRPAVRHFRHPAAGELRLRYVKLAAVEEPGHHFLAYVPDGRGGAEAAVHRLTEVA is encoded by the coding sequence TTGCTGGGCCAGTTCCGCGCCAACGCCGCCCGCCATCCCGGCGACCCGCGGTACGCCGAGATCATCGGCCAGATCGTGGGGGATCCGGACGCGGCCCGGTGGTACGAGCGGAGGGAGACAGCCGCCTACCGGCCCGCGGTGCGGCACTTCCGGCATCCGGCGGCCGGTGAACTGCGGCTGCGTTACGTCAAGTTGGCTGCCGTCGAGGAGCCTGGCCACCACTTCCTGGCCTATGTGCCGGATGGCCGGGGGGGGGCCGAGGCCGCGGTCCACAGGCTCACGGAGGTGGCGTGA